One Keratinibaculum paraultunense genomic window carries:
- the hemB gene encoding porphobilinogen synthase — protein MNIINRPRRLRKNEIIRNLIKETRLCIEDFVYPIFVREGINIKEEIASMEGIYRYSIDKVLKEVEEIEKLGIKAILLFGIPDRKDELGTEGYAENGIVQRTIREIKKVFPEMYVITDICMCEYTSHGHCGILLENGYVDNDKTLEYLGKIALSHAKAGADMVAPSDMMDGRVRYIRNFLDDNGFETVPIMAYSAKYASSFYGPFRDAADSAPTFGDRKSYQMDPANADEAMREIKLDIMEGADIVMVKPALSYLDIIRKAKDNFNIPLAAYNVSGEYSMLKMAIKEGILSETVVLESLLSIKRAGADIIISYFAKDVAEILNS, from the coding sequence ATGAATATAATAAATAGGCCTAGAAGGCTTAGAAAAAATGAAATTATTAGGAATTTAATCAAAGAAACGAGGCTATGTATTGAAGATTTCGTTTATCCAATATTTGTAAGAGAAGGGATAAATATTAAAGAAGAAATAGCATCTATGGAAGGAATTTATAGATATTCAATAGATAAGGTATTAAAAGAAGTAGAGGAAATAGAAAAATTAGGGATAAAAGCTATTTTATTATTTGGAATTCCAGACAGAAAAGATGAATTAGGAACAGAAGGCTATGCAGAAAATGGGATAGTACAGAGGACCATAAGAGAAATAAAAAAAGTGTTTCCTGAAATGTATGTTATAACAGATATATGTATGTGTGAGTATACATCTCATGGGCATTGTGGAATTCTTTTAGAAAATGGATATGTAGATAATGATAAAACATTAGAGTATTTGGGGAAAATTGCTTTAAGTCATGCAAAGGCAGGGGCAGATATGGTAGCTCCTTCTGATATGATGGATGGTAGAGTAAGATACATTAGAAATTTTTTAGATGATAATGGATTCGAAACAGTACCAATTATGGCATATAGTGCTAAATATGCATCTTCTTTTTATGGACCTTTTAGAGATGCAGCAGATTCTGCACCAACTTTTGGAGATAGGAAGTCTTATCAAATGGATCCTGCTAATGCAGATGAAGCTATGAGAGAAATTAAATTAGATATAATGGAAGGTGCAGATATAGTAATGGTGAAACCAGCTCTTTCTTATCTTGATATTATAAGAAAAGCAAAAGATAATTTTAATATACCTTTAGCTGCTTATAATGTTAGTGGAGAGTATTCAATGCTTAAAATGGCTATAAAAGAAGGAATTTTAAGTGAAACGGTTGTATTAGAATCTTTACTTTC